One genomic segment of Ricinus communis isolate WT05 ecotype wild-type chromosome 3, ASM1957865v1, whole genome shotgun sequence includes these proteins:
- the LOC107262393 gene encoding uncharacterized protein LOC107262393 yields the protein MASSSSSAPAAPTFNGSFYHLWSVKMKTYLKSQGLWKVVETDEDPPALRPNPTVAQLRDHEEQLLKKDKALTCIHSSLADHVFTSIMDLETPKAIWDYLKESFEGTNRVKAVKLLTLKREFELLKMKDDELVKDFSSRMMDLVNQIRLYGEALPDQRVVEKIMVSVPRKFEAKISAIEESCDL from the coding sequence atggcttcaagtagcTCATCAGCTCCAGCAGCTCCTACCTTCAACGGATCATTTTATCATTTGTGGTCAGTGAAGATGAAAACTTACCTCAAATCTCAAGGTCTATGGAAAGTGGTTGAGACAGATGAAGATCCTCCCGCTCTCAGGCCAAATCCAACAGTAGCTCAGCTCAGAGACCATGAAGAACAACTTCTCAAGAAAGATAAAGCCTTGACTTGCATCCACTCAAGCTTGGCAGATCATGTTTTCACCAGCATCATGGACCTGGAAACACCCAAAGCTATTTGGGATTACCTCAAAGAAAGCTTTGAAGGCACAAACCGAGTGAAAGCTGTGAAGCTCTTGACGCTCAAGAGAGAATTTGAGCTGCTCAAGATGAAGGATGACGAGCTAGTGAAAGATTTTTCATCAAGAATGATGGATCTTGTAAACCAAATTAGGCTGTATGGTGAAGCTCTACCTGATCAGAGAGTGGTGGAGAAGATAATGGTCAGCGTACCAAGAAAATTTGAAGCTAAAATTTCAGCTATTGAAGAGTCATGTGATTTGTAG